The following are encoded together in the Fundidesulfovibrio putealis DSM 16056 genome:
- a CDS encoding acyltransferase has protein sequence MTKHISIVRHGHASPAEGASQDRLEYLDLLRCLAIVGVVVMHSASPLLGSFQISAMASGLFYSSMSLFCVPAMLMISGALMLGDQRPMSLSKFYGKRFVKILLPLLGWSLIYYLILCMQTESAPNVISFVKRFLTGMWSGPLWFLYMIAGVYLMVPFMRPAFADLSSGRATVFVGIIFGLQALNFVTRLLWEQDLNRFLSGAVMPYYLAYFVLGHLLNRTHIRVPGGKPLLAVVFLACATITAAGEFAAFGANTMLPNTFFSYQQPLTVLMTASIFLFFKGWKPEAARKRAKLVHEVSGLSYGVFLSHILVLSILTGQLPILFTYGHGLDWNTVHPWVGPVITGLTTFALSALLTAGLKRIPWVNRIVP, from the coding sequence ATGACGAAACACATCTCGATAGTGCGGCACGGACATGCCTCCCCTGCTGAAGGCGCGTCCCAGGATCGCCTGGAATACCTCGACCTGCTGCGCTGCCTGGCCATCGTGGGCGTTGTGGTCATGCACAGCGCCTCGCCGCTTCTGGGGAGCTTCCAGATCTCGGCCATGGCCTCGGGGCTGTTCTATTCGTCCATGAGCCTGTTCTGCGTCCCGGCCATGCTCATGATAAGCGGCGCGCTGATGCTGGGAGACCAGCGCCCCATGAGCCTCTCGAAATTCTACGGCAAGCGCTTCGTCAAGATCCTGCTGCCGCTGCTGGGCTGGTCGCTCATCTATTATCTGATCCTGTGCATGCAGACCGAGTCCGCGCCCAACGTCATAAGCTTCGTGAAGCGCTTTTTGACCGGCATGTGGTCCGGCCCGCTGTGGTTTCTGTACATGATCGCGGGCGTGTACCTGATGGTGCCCTTCATGCGCCCGGCCTTCGCGGACTTAAGCTCCGGGAGGGCCACGGTATTCGTGGGAATCATATTCGGGCTCCAGGCGCTCAATTTCGTCACGCGCCTTCTCTGGGAGCAGGACCTGAACCGCTTCCTGTCCGGGGCGGTGATGCCCTATTATCTAGCTTATTTCGTGCTGGGGCACCTGCTCAACCGGACGCACATCCGGGTTCCGGGAGGCAAACCGCTTTTGGCCGTGGTGTTCCTGGCCTGCGCCACGATCACCGCAGCGGGCGAGTTCGCGGCGTTCGGGGCCAACACCATGCTCCCCAACACCTTCTTCAGCTACCAGCAGCCCCTGACCGTGCTGATGACCGCGTCCATCTTCCTGTTCTTCAAGGGCTGGAAGCCGGAAGCCGCCAGAAAGCGCGCCAAGCTGGTGCATGAAGTGAGCGGCCTGAGCTACGGGGTGTTCCTGTCGCACATTCTGGTGCTGTCCATCCTCACGGGGCAGCTGCCCATCCTGTTCACCTACGGCCACGGGCTGGACTGGAACACCGTGCACCCCTGGGTGGGGCCGGTGATCACGGGGCTTACCACCTTCGCGCTGTCGGCGCTCTTGACCGCCGGACTCAAGCGTATCCCCTGGGTCAACAGGATCGTGCCGTAA
- a CDS encoding rhodanese-like domain-containing protein, which translates to MDGSTPRTGPDRRLFDLGLLHDAASELSGLSTPQQIARAFLLTAMGGLGAVSGFILVTGAPDRDGRSDASDPLVLHRGLDEASAERLQDGAGAVRLDWLACGPGGRPPRQPHLIAASNLADDSPFPKDSRLLARWTLDGGSCGILGLGPKLGGPQRTPGYGPEDSSLLLNLVDCLVTALSRSMLTQRLAAMGQDLASRNTELDRRVFQQETLIQALGEMNSLTGSDDLLESFLLFLMGTAGCGHGFALLLDAAGQMAGFCGKGVDAGQMRALDPVRLRQTATRGLFSGGGRRVGWLDDPEQFAQIGLPPGYCGIWFLADENVYGFAGLGSRLDRAQLDDSQRETLLAVAGGFLTCLRTVRLLEATRKLNSELEARNLELQQTLDQITGYRIEIDGLERAKARIKEIIQREMDRVSLVSWVDFAILLTVSVAMGLLFNWASPSGVNLIPSHWSRPATDSVPVQEARGMLDKGQYVLVDARPSESFKQAHIPGAINLTPDLFDFLYGMRLAKQPKDKPVLIYGRTVSRLYDEDVAGLLARRGHKNVTLLAGGFQAWKQAGLPVQP; encoded by the coding sequence ATGGACGGCTCCACACCCCGCACCGGCCCGGACAGGCGGCTTTTCGACCTGGGGCTTCTGCACGACGCCGCGAGCGAACTGAGCGGCCTGTCCACGCCGCAGCAGATCGCCAGGGCGTTTCTGCTGACAGCCATGGGCGGCCTCGGGGCGGTCTCCGGTTTCATCCTGGTGACGGGCGCGCCGGATCGCGACGGGCGCAGCGACGCCTCTGATCCGCTGGTGCTGCACCGTGGCCTGGACGAAGCCAGCGCCGAGCGCCTGCAGGATGGGGCAGGCGCGGTCCGGCTGGACTGGCTGGCCTGCGGCCCCGGCGGGCGGCCTCCGCGGCAGCCGCACCTCATCGCGGCTTCGAATCTGGCGGACGATTCCCCTTTCCCCAAGGACAGCCGCCTGCTGGCGCGCTGGACGTTGGACGGCGGCAGCTGCGGCATCCTGGGGCTTGGCCCTAAGCTCGGCGGCCCACAAAGAACCCCCGGATATGGGCCGGAGGACTCCTCGCTTCTCCTGAATCTGGTGGACTGTCTGGTCACGGCGCTTTCGCGCTCCATGCTCACCCAGCGCCTGGCGGCCATGGGCCAGGATCTTGCCTCGCGCAATACGGAGCTTGACCGGCGCGTGTTCCAGCAGGAGACCCTCATCCAGGCTCTTGGCGAGATGAACTCCCTGACCGGTTCGGACGACCTTCTGGAGAGCTTCCTTCTTTTCCTGATGGGAACGGCCGGGTGTGGCCACGGCTTCGCCCTGCTGCTGGACGCCGCCGGCCAGATGGCAGGGTTCTGCGGCAAGGGCGTGGACGCGGGGCAGATGCGCGCCCTGGACCCTGTGCGCCTGCGCCAGACCGCCACGCGCGGCCTGTTCTCGGGCGGCGGACGCCGGGTCGGCTGGCTGGACGACCCCGAGCAGTTCGCCCAGATCGGCCTGCCGCCAGGGTATTGCGGCATCTGGTTCCTGGCGGACGAGAACGTCTACGGTTTCGCCGGGCTCGGCTCCAGGCTGGACAGGGCGCAACTGGACGACTCCCAGCGCGAGACGCTTCTGGCCGTGGCCGGGGGGTTCCTCACCTGCCTGCGCACGGTGCGCCTGCTGGAAGCCACGCGCAAGCTCAACAGCGAGCTTGAGGCCAGGAACCTGGAGCTGCAGCAGACCCTGGACCAGATCACCGGCTACCGCATCGAGATCGACGGCCTGGAGCGGGCCAAGGCCCGTATCAAGGAGATCATCCAGCGCGAGATGGACCGGGTCTCCCTCGTATCCTGGGTGGATTTCGCCATCCTTCTGACCGTGTCCGTGGCCATGGGGCTTTTGTTCAACTGGGCCAGCCCGTCGGGCGTCAACCTGATCCCCTCGCACTGGTCGCGCCCGGCCACGGACTCGGTGCCGGTCCAGGAGGCCAGGGGCATGCTGGACAAGGGGCAGTATGTGCTGGTGGACGCCCGCCCCTCGGAGTCCTTCAAGCAGGCGCACATCCCCGGCGCGATCAACCTGACCCCGGACCTCTTCGATTTTCTCTACGGCATGCGTCTGGCCAAGCAGCCCAAGGACAAGCCGGTGCTGATCTACGGGCGCACGGTCAGCAGGCTCTACGACGAGGACGTGGCCGGGCTTCTGGCCAGGCGCGGCCACAAAAACGTCACGCTTCTTGCCGGGGGTTTCCAGGCCTGGAAGCAGGCGGGATTGCCGGTGCAGCCATGA
- a CDS encoding MauE/DoxX family redox-associated membrane protein: MTTATQTKPVLTARLMELATSPWLAFALRLYMGGLFIYASVYKINYPAEFAGSIASYELVPYWAVGAMAMVMPWLELISGVLVVTGIRPKAAILVLAGMMALFTVTIVITLLRGVPIGCGCFHSMEDPITWKTFFRDILWLGMTLHVYFYDRKLHLEHLFLVKVKEL; encoded by the coding sequence ATGACCACGGCCACGCAGACAAAACCCGTCTTGACCGCCAGACTGATGGAACTGGCCACCAGCCCCTGGCTGGCCTTTGCCCTGCGCCTGTACATGGGGGGGCTGTTCATCTACGCCAGCGTGTATAAAATAAACTATCCCGCAGAGTTCGCTGGTTCCATCGCCAGCTACGAACTGGTTCCCTACTGGGCTGTCGGGGCCATGGCCATGGTCATGCCCTGGCTGGAGCTCATAAGCGGGGTCCTGGTGGTCACGGGCATCCGGCCCAAGGCAGCCATCCTGGTGCTGGCGGGCATGATGGCGCTGTTCACCGTGACCATCGTCATCACCTTGTTGCGCGGCGTGCCCATCGGCTGCGGCTGTTTTCACTCCATGGAAGACCCCATCACCTGGAAGACCTTTTTCCGGGACATCCTGTGGCTGGGCATGACCCTGCACGTCTATTTCTATGATCGGAAACTGCACCTGGAGCACCTGTTCCTGGTGAAGGTGAAGGAGCTGTGA
- the chrA gene encoding chromate efflux transporter, with product MTESSVSFRAALRYWFTLGFLNFGGPAGQIAMMHKDLVDQRRWVDERTFLQALNFCMLLPGPEAHQLAVYLGWRMHGYAGGTVAGVFFVLPSVAIMLGLSWLAAAKGNVPAVAAIFHGIAAAVVAIVFEAVWRIGKKSLRHPALYAFAGIAFGLGYFLGVPFPLIVLCAGLSGMVLSRSHPEIFCHRASGSRECSLDEPEASVALPSAWHLVRVAAVFAAIWAAVALPVFAIFGFEDTLSRIVLFFTQAAFVTFGGAYAVLAYIAQYAVELSWLSQAQMLLGLGLAETTPGPLIMVTQFVGFMAAWNAPGGPNLGYAVAGGLLTTFATFLPSFLFIFALAPYIMAITANPRLGAALTGITAAVVGVVLQLAMFFARHTFFPAASGPDWFAIVLAGVALVALVRFKMSMHALIVGCGLLGFFWGMIS from the coding sequence ATGACCGAGTCTTCCGTCAGTTTCCGGGCGGCCCTGCGCTACTGGTTCACGCTGGGTTTTTTGAACTTCGGCGGCCCTGCCGGGCAGATCGCCATGATGCACAAGGACCTGGTGGACCAGCGGCGCTGGGTGGACGAGCGCACCTTCCTCCAGGCCCTGAACTTCTGCATGCTGCTGCCAGGCCCGGAGGCGCACCAGCTGGCCGTGTACCTGGGCTGGCGGATGCACGGCTACGCTGGCGGGACAGTCGCGGGGGTGTTCTTCGTGCTGCCGTCGGTGGCCATCATGCTGGGGCTGTCCTGGCTGGCGGCGGCCAAGGGGAACGTGCCCGCCGTGGCCGCCATATTCCACGGCATCGCCGCCGCCGTGGTGGCCATCGTGTTCGAGGCGGTGTGGCGCATCGGGAAGAAATCCCTCAGGCATCCGGCCCTGTACGCCTTCGCGGGCATCGCCTTCGGGCTGGGGTATTTCCTGGGAGTGCCTTTCCCGCTCATCGTGCTGTGCGCCGGGCTTTCGGGGATGGTTCTGTCGCGCTCCCACCCGGAAATATTCTGCCACCGCGCCAGCGGGTCCAGGGAGTGCTCCCTGGACGAGCCGGAAGCCTCCGTCGCACTGCCCTCGGCCTGGCATCTGGTCCGGGTGGCGGCGGTGTTCGCGGCCATATGGGCCGCCGTGGCCCTGCCCGTGTTCGCGATATTCGGCTTCGAAGACACGCTCTCGCGGATCGTCCTGTTCTTCACCCAGGCTGCCTTCGTCACCTTCGGCGGGGCTTACGCGGTGCTTGCATACATCGCCCAGTACGCCGTGGAGCTCTCCTGGCTGTCGCAGGCGCAGATGCTCCTGGGCCTGGGTTTGGCCGAGACCACGCCCGGCCCGCTCATCATGGTGACGCAGTTCGTGGGGTTCATGGCCGCCTGGAATGCCCCGGGCGGGCCGAACCTGGGCTACGCCGTGGCCGGGGGCCTGTTGACCACCTTCGCCACCTTCCTGCCGAGCTTCCTGTTCATCTTCGCGCTCGCGCCCTACATCATGGCCATCACCGCCAACCCGCGTCTGGGCGCGGCCCTCACCGGAATCACCGCCGCCGTGGTGGGCGTGGTGCTGCAACTGGCCATGTTTTTCGCGCGCCACACCTTCTTTCCGGCAGCGTCAGGGCCGGACTGGTTCGCCATCGTGCTTGCGGGCGTTGCGCTCGTGGCGCTGGTGCGGTTCAAGATGTCCATGCACGCGCTCATCGTCGGGTGCGGCCTGCTGGGGTTCTTCTGGGGAATGATATCCTGA